The sequence below is a genomic window from Mycobacterium sp. ITM-2016-00316.
GCGTCACGTCGAGCAGATCCAGAACCTTCTCAAGCGTGTGCTCCGGTGGGGTGTGCGTCATGAGATCACCGCACTTCTGATCACTTTCACCTGCGCGCCCGGCTCATGGGGGAAGTGACCTGGTGCAGGGCGGCGATGAGGTCGGCGACATCGGCGTCCTCGGGGGTGTAACTGGAGAAGTAGCAGCACACGTCGGTGGCGTGGTCGCCAAAGCGCCTCCGGATCTTTTCCGCGCATTCCTCGGGCGTTCCGACGATGCCGAAGGCGTTCACCATGTCGTCGCTGATCAGGGCGCGCATCTCGGCGAACTTGCCTTGCTTGGCCAGTGCGTTGAGGGCCGGCTGTAGGTCGGCGAAACCTTCCTGCTCTAGCACGGGTCGGTAGGCCGGCGTGGATCCGTAGAAGCCGATCTGGAACGCCACCCCGTTGATGGCCTTGGTGAGAGCCTCTTCGGTGCGGCCCATTGCGACCATGGCCTGGGCCATGATCTGACAATCGGCCGGTGTGCGCCCGGCGCGCGTCAAGCCATCGGTGTACGAGGGCAGGGATTTCTCGGTGAAGAACCGGTCGCTGGTCAGCGGATGTATCAGCAGACCGTCGGCGACTTCGGCGGCGGTGCGGGTCATCAGCGGGCCCAGCGCAGCCATCAGTACAGGAGGCGCACCGAATGGATTGGGCCCGGGGTCGAACGCCATCGTCATCAGCGTGTGGGTGTAGAACTCGCCGCGAAAGTCTAACGGGGCCTTACCTTCCCACGCTGCGAAGATCGCTTTGACCGCCCGCACGGTTTCGCCCATCCGAGCGGCCGGCTTACCCCACTGCCCCCCGTACCGCTTGAGGATGTGCGTCCGGGTTTGCGAGCCCAACCCGAGCCGGAACCGGCCACCGCTGTAGACCTGCAGGTCATTGGCGGCGTGCGCCAGATGTAGCGGACTGCGTGGGCCGGCGACGGCGATGTTGGTCATCAACTCCAGGTCCGTCTGGCCCGCAGCGGCGACGAGCGGAAGGAACACGTCGTTGGAACCCTCGAAGCTGAACAGCCCGTCGGCCCCAACATCGGCGACCGCCTGCGCCCGTCGGGCCGCCTTGTCCGGCTTGCCCTCACCCTGCAAATGGACCTTCACACCAATTACCTCATCCTTCGTCGTCGGGAGGAGTAAGCGCAACCGTGGCGGCGGTGCTCGGTGAGCACCGACCTCGGCTGTGTCGCGTTCTTCTTACATGGCAGAATATGATTCTGCCCTTGAAGAATGCAATACGGTTTCCGGGTATCGAGGAACTGACCCTGCGTCGTGTGCGGTACGCGGCTCACGGCGGACACTTTCCTGGCTCGCCCACCACAGGGCGTCGACGACCTAGAGGAGCCATTCAGATGTGTGCTGCTACACCATTTGTCACTAAGGAGCCCGATGGACTCGTCCCCGGCCCGATCGCCCAGGGCGGTTGGGGCCCCACCGTGGGGGGCCAGGTAGTCGGTGGGCTGCTGGCCCGCGCGGTCGAGCGTCACGCGGCCGACTCTCAGATGCAGCCCGCCCGGCTTACGGTCGACATCATGCGGCGCATAGCGCTGCGACCGATCCAGGTGGACTCATCGGTGGTGCGCACCGGCAATCGCATGTGCGCCATCGACGCCGAACTCGTTCAGGACGGACACGTCGTGGCACGCGCAAGCGCTCTCTATCTGCGTCGAGGCCAGCATCCGCAGCCCGAACCGTGGTCGACGCCGGTCACTATGCCCGCGGCACCACCCGAACGCCACAACTGGCCTGAAGACCGCCCCATGTTCATCACCTGCTTCGGACGCGATCCAGCCGCCGGAGGCGACGGCACCCAGTGGAAACACACTGGACCCAAGTACGCCTGGGTGCGCGAAGTCCGGCCCCTGGTCGACGACGAAGTGCTCACCCCATTCGTGCGGGCTGCAATGGCCGCCGATCTGACCAGTTCAGTGGCCAACTTCAGTGTCGACGGTCTGCGCTACATCAACGCCGATTACACCTTGACGTTGAGCCGCCTGCCAGAGAGCGCCCTCATCGGCCTGGCAGCCCTCACCCATCACGGGGCCGCCGGAGTGGCCACCGGATCGGCAACGTTGTTCGATGCGCGTGGACCTATCGGCACCGGCCTGTGCACCGCGGTCGCGAACCCGGCCTTCCGCATCCCGGACTCATTTACCAACTCCCCGCCCGAGTCATCGACTGCGTCGTGACGCTCCGTACCTTTAGCCACTCCGATCACTCTCGGTCACCTAGGCGCTTGGCCGACCTCGCGAAGATTCCTGTTCAAGCTCCCCGGTGTTCACGTGGTCACCGGTCCGGGGCGCCGCGATCGATGTGAACGGATTTGTGAACGAAACCGTGCGCAACGGCGCCGACTGCTTCGACACGGGGTGACATGCGAGACGCGAAATCGCAGCCGACCTGCACGGTAGCGACGTAGGCAGAAGTGTAAGACCGCAACCGACCGGCTCATAACCCAGAGGTCGCAGGTTCGAATCCTGTCCCCGCTACTAGTAGGAACGGCCCTCGGACTTCGGTCCGGGGGCCGTTTTCTTCGCCTTCATGGCTCGTGCGATGCAGGCAGTGGCCGACTTTCGCGCCGCCGCGGAGCGGTGTGCCAGTTGAGCCCGACGTGTTCTCCGGCTCGAACCGACCGCACTGGTCGAGGCGGCACGGCGCCGTCACATCACACCGAGACGTCGGTCTGCATGACACAGGTCCACTGGGCGCATCACGCGATGCTGGATCCTGCCGGTGGCCTCGGAGCTTCGCGCAGCGCGGACACTTCGGAGGTCGACGCTCGACGGCCGGGCTAACTCGTCATATCCAGGGCGGCCCGGACGATGCTGTCGGTGTCGATACCGTGGAATTCGTACACGGCGTCGAGTGACCCGACTTGCCCGAATCGGCTGACACCCAACGACTTGATCGGCACGTGGTTGACGGTCGCCAGGAAGGTCAGGGTGTGCGGATGCCCGTCGAGGACAGTGACCATGGGGGCGGCGCGGTCGGCGGGAAGGATCTGGTCCACGATCCATGACGGTCCGTCGCCGAGCCCGTGACGTGCCTGCAGCCCCTCGTACAACAATCCGGGGCTGGTGACGCACACGACCTCGGCGGCCACGCCGAGTTGTTCGAGTCGGTCCGCGGCGGCGAGGGTTTCGGTGACCATGGCGCCCATGGCGACCAAGGTGACGGCGGGTTTGCCGGTGCCGCGCAGGATGTACCCGCCGGCGACAACGTGGCGACGGCGGCGCTCCCGCGCGGCGGGATCGGCAGGGATCGCCGCGAGGTCTTGAAGGACAGGCCTGGTCGACAGTCGAAGATAGGACGAGGTGCCGTCAGGGCGTCCCAGCCGGGACAGACAATCCATGAGAATCCACTCGACGTCTACGGCGAATGCCGGCTCGAAGCCGATGCAGCCGGGCTGCTCCAGGCCGATGGACGGAGTCTTGATGGACTGGTGCGCGCCGCCCTCGGCTGCGAGCGTCACCCCCGATGGCGTGCCGACCAGAATTGATTGGCCCCCGGCGTAGATGCCGTACGACCACGGTTCCAGCGCGCGCTCGACGAACGGGTCATAGAGCACCCCGATCGGGAACAGTGGCTGGCCCCACCGGCTCCAGGTGGCGCCCAATTCCCCGATCAGTCCGACGAGATTGGTTTCGGCGATGCCGAGTTCCATGTGTTGGCCGGTGGGCTTCTCGCGCCAATGCATGATGGTTTCGCGGTCGTCGTCGAACCAGTTGCGTCGTTCATCGGTGGACCAGACACCCACCTTGTTCAACCAGCCGGCGAGGTTGGTCGACGAGCTGACATCCGGGCTGACGGTGACGACCCGTTTCGCCACCTCCGGTGCGTCTCTGGTCAAGTCGAGCAGGGCGCGGCCCAGAGCGGCTTGCGTGGTGGACACCGCGGGCGGGGTGCGGCCCAGATCCTTGGGCACCGCCGGCGGTGTGCTCACCCTCTGGCGGTCGCGGTGCAGGCGTTCGGCAGTGGCCGAACACAGACGTCCGGCGGGGCT
It includes:
- a CDS encoding TIGR03617 family F420-dependent LLM class oxidoreductase, with amino-acid sequence MKVHLQGEGKPDKAARRAQAVADVGADGLFSFEGSNDVFLPLVAAAGQTDLELMTNIAVAGPRSPLHLAHAANDLQVYSGGRFRLGLGSQTRTHILKRYGGQWGKPAARMGETVRAVKAIFAAWEGKAPLDFRGEFYTHTLMTMAFDPGPNPFGAPPVLMAALGPLMTRTAAEVADGLLIHPLTSDRFFTEKSLPSYTDGLTRAGRTPADCQIMAQAMVAMGRTEEALTKAINGVAFQIGFYGSTPAYRPVLEQEGFADLQPALNALAKQGKFAEMRALISDDMVNAFGIVGTPEECAEKIRRRFGDHATDVCCYFSSYTPEDADVADLIAALHQVTSPMSRARR
- a CDS encoding thioesterase family protein encodes the protein MGGQVVGGLLARAVERHAADSQMQPARLTVDIMRRIALRPIQVDSSVVRTGNRMCAIDAELVQDGHVVARASALYLRRGQHPQPEPWSTPVTMPAAPPERHNWPEDRPMFITCFGRDPAAGGDGTQWKHTGPKYAWVREVRPLVDDEVLTPFVRAAMAADLTSSVANFSVDGLRYINADYTLTLSRLPESALIGLAALTHHGAAGVATGSATLFDARGPIGTGLCTAVANPAFRIPDSFTNSPPESSTAS
- a CDS encoding transketolase-like TK C-terminal-containing protein; protein product: MSLPHPTSPAPAHAHGAALKEVCDAALWLSTAIVHHANRVRPNPTGMKVGGHQASSASMVSIMTSLWFEQLQPGDRVSVKPHASPVLHAINYLLGELDEKYLTTLREFGGLQSYPSRSKDPDPVDYSTGSVGIGATAPIWGAFARRYVDTTFATTGTGRQYSLVGDAELDEGAVWEAILDPSVQYLGEIVWVVDMNRQSLDRVVPNIAAGRLESMFSAAGWQVITVRFGRLLEALFTRSGGHALRRRILDMPNPEYQRLLRCTAEELRERLPGAEPDAHEIAMLLGDLDDETLLAAIRNLGGHDLASLRKAYAQIDDERPTVIIAYTIKGYGLPTEGHPQNHSSLLSDEQYADLANSLGKDIARPWAKFDDDSPAGRLCSATAERLHRDRQRVSTPPAVPKDLGRTPPAVSTTQAALGRALLDLTRDAPEVAKRVVTVSPDVSSSTNLAGWLNKVGVWSTDERRNWFDDDRETIMHWREKPTGQHMELGIAETNLVGLIGELGATWSRWGQPLFPIGVLYDPFVERALEPWSYGIYAGGQSILVGTPSGVTLAAEGGAHQSIKTPSIGLEQPGCIGFEPAFAVDVEWILMDCLSRLGRPDGTSSYLRLSTRPVLQDLAAIPADPAARERRRRHVVAGGYILRGTGKPAVTLVAMGAMVTETLAAADRLEQLGVAAEVVCVTSPGLLYEGLQARHGLGDGPSWIVDQILPADRAAPMVTVLDGHPHTLTFLATVNHVPIKSLGVSRFGQVGSLDAVYEFHGIDTDSIVRAALDMTS